The proteins below are encoded in one region of Penicillium psychrofluorescens genome assembly, chromosome: 4:
- a CDS encoding uncharacterized protein (ID:PFLUO_005950-T1.cds;~source:funannotate) has translation MNGAAEPNGCNGGHDAPQPIAIIGYACRLPGQVSSPSDLWELCTRRRSGWKPMPKDRFSFDAFHHPNPSKLGTTNPAGGYFLDEDIGRFDAPFFNVTVPEAISMDPQQRMLLECSYEALESAGIPKESLSRRNVGVFVGGNFADYELNNVRDVETIPLYQATGCANALQSNRISYFFDLAGPSLTVDTACSSSLVALHYAVQSLRSGESKEALVAGCHLNVLPDLFVSMSMSQLFNDDGKTFAFEERAKSGFARGEGAGVVMLKPLDAALRDGDTVRAVILNSGVNQDGRTKGITLPNGLAQEELIRRVYQDAHLNPDDCAFAEMHGTGTKAGDPIEAAGVHAALGQNRSPKNPLYIGSVKSNVGHLEGASGVISIIKAAMMLDNGLLLPNADYKKPNPNIPLSEYNMKVVASTRPWPRGKKYVSVSNYGFGGTNAHVVLEKPPLISKPSNDDEVVADPKTKLFLISANDKESLSQRIQDFTVYFEQRPEVFEKALFGNFAYTLGNKSSQLAYRVGLSATSLDNLGVRLAQLKINPVRVLGAPTISFVFTGQGAQWAQMGVPLMEEYPVFASAMKRADMCLKNLGAEFSLVEELRKDAATSKINSPHLSQPACTALQIGLVLLLESWGIRSASVVGHSSGEISAAFAAGVYDMESAMALAYRRGQMTQVLKASFPTLQGTMIAIGAGRDEVEPMLKTLNGYATVACVNSPSSVTVSGGVSAIAQLETILQDKQLFNRRLKIDVAYHSDHMKNVADEYLAAIASIQPSESATAMFYSSVLGRIADASELGPSYWVQNLTSPVLFPDALGKMCVGDQRPNLLVEVGPHSALKGPILDTLKSLGPVAMKIGYAPTVLRNSDAAESVLGTAAAAYTRGAILNMTEVNFPCTGAKNRSFLTDLPRYPWQHGTRYWHESRIAQKHTHRDGARNDILGVMANYSNDLEPTWRNIVRLDDIPWLRDHKMQGMTVYPLAGYLAMAIEAAQRRATQQDVTVSQFELREVNVGSALVLSDDVDVETNVTLRPYAEGTRGTSDVWDEFRIYSWSTKRGWTEHCSGLIRIRAQKSQAAAVSSHAMTESLHVQTQIAKMKSAAAYKIDSQHMYKVLTDVGAGYGTTFQGIENCFADPYTCRADLVIKDTKATMPKEFEPKLTVHPAFLDGLLHLVWPMLGQGRMELDVLYMPTRIKQFTISRNVPTIPGEFLKIYGNGSPSLPTPEPTRFDLFATPENSTEVLMNMEGLIMTPLREAGASRGEEVRKLCYKFEWQPLANGEQVNEIDGDAQISNGDATNGHAETNGHATNGDSHINGVDGANGHGETNGHATNGDINGINGTNGVNGHAAPNGTSHVNGNGVIGAVPENENNSKVQQRELSIAHFGKIDGVADQLCDALGSGWRSSICSLDEIDSSKKHVVVLQTGGASSLRTLTTESFASVQKALLIADNVLWVYRNDMPDAQMIVGLARTLRSEALAKIATLGLDAQDLVTPAEPLLAAIHALWPCDGAQPCEDFEFRTKGSELLVPRAVNDDAVNSFVHNETHDLTISSQPFSQPGRRFKLQIGSPGALDTFYFVDDEPGPLGADDVEIKVVCTGTNFKDIMVSMGQLAQPYIGIECSGVISSVGSNVNDLQIGQRVMAMPLGGYSTYARCKGTSVVPISDSMSFEVAATVPVVFCTAYYALFDLGQLQAGERVLIHAGAGGVGQAAIMLAQMAGADIFVTVGSLEKKQFLMTKYSIPEDRIFYSRDVSFSRGIKRATDNEGVDVVLNSLAGDLLRETWECLAPFGRFVEIGKADITKNTRLDMLPFEYNVTFSSVDLTKVAQYRPKLMKRLLNDVSRLMDQDQASIKPISPITTYRISELEAAFRTLQTGKNMGKLVVVPHEDDYVKVVAPKTSPNLLRADASYILIGGTGGLGRSMAKWMSTKGAKNIVLVSRRASVNNNVQALIDDLALNGARVVVKACDVSSRLSVDALIKEDMKDMPPVRGMVHGTMVLRDMLFEQMTLDDFQAVVTGKVDGAWNLHHALADSPLDFFVALSSVAGVVGNRGQAAYSAANVFLDGFMEYRRSLGLPGTSIDLAAVSDVGYLADTDAKRQAEVLKNIGSQTVDESEVLALLAAAITGDLDRSSGGQCITGLGLDGDLDNFWVQDAKFSVLYEAAKAKLGNGPQLSEPTVPLRVKLQAVPDKETALQVCYSALAAKLSQVLVISLEDMDPSVTVSSLGLDSLVAIEIRNWIAREASANVQVLELLSSGSLMALAEIIVNKSQA, from the exons ATGAACGGCGCTGCAGAACCCAACGGATGCAATGGGGGCCACGATGCACCACAACCCATTGCCATCATAGGGTACGCCTGCCGACTGCCCGGCCAAGTAAGCTCCCCCAGCGACCTCTGGGAGCTATGCACACGGCGGCGTAGCGGGTGGAAGCCCATGCCCAAAGACCGATTCTCGTTCGATGCATTCCACCATCCCAATCCTTCCAAATTAGGTACCACGAATCCCGCGGGAGGATACtttctcgatgaagatattGGACGGTTTGACGCCCCCTTTTTCAATGTGACCGTCCCAGAAGCTATTTCCATGGATCCGCAGCAGCGCATGCTGCTTGAGTGTTCATACGAGGCCTTGGAAAGTGCTGGAATACCAAAGGAATCCCTCTCTAGAAGGAACGTGGGGGTGTTTGTTGGCGGCAATTTCGCCGACTATGAGCTCAACAATGTCCGCGACGTCGAGACCATTCCCTTATACCAGGCCACCGGCTGTGCGAATGCCCTCCAATCCAATCGGATCTCATATTTCTTTGACCTGGCGGGGCCCAGTCTCACAGTCGACACTGCATGCTCGTCATCTCTCGTAGCTTTGCATTATGCCGTCCAGAGCTTGCGAAGTGGAGAGTCAAAAGAAGCCCTAGTCGCGGGTTGTCATTTGAATGTGCTCCCAGACCTATTTGTTTCGATGTCCATGTCACA GTTGTTTAATGATGACGGCAAAACATTCGCCTTTGAAGAAAGAGCCAAATCCGGTTTTGCGCGAGGAGAGGGTGCAGGAGTCGTGATGCTCAAGCCCCTCGATGCCGCCCTGCGCGATGGCGACACCGTTCGAGCGGTCATTCTCAATTCAGGTGTCAACCAAGATGGCCGAACAAAGGGAATTACGTTGCCCAACGGCCTTGCTCAGGAAGAGTTGATCCGCCGGGTATACCAAGATGCCCACCTCAACCCGGATGATTGTGCTTTTGCAGAGATGCATGGGACTGGCACCAAAGCTGGAGATCCGATTGAAGCAGCAGGAGTCCATGCTGCGCTCGGGCAGAATCGCTCGCCGAAGAATCCGCTCTATATCGGCTCGGTCAAATCCAATGTCGGCCACCTGGAGGGTGCGAGTGGCGTCATCTCAATCATCAAGGCGGCGATGATGCTCGATAACGGTTTATTACTGCCGAATGCAGACTATAAGAAGCCAAACCCCAATATCCCATTAAGTGAATACAATATGAAGGTCGTGGCGTCCACACGGCCCTGGCCTCGGGGAAAGAAATATGTTAGCGTCTCCAACTACGGCTTTGGGGGAACCAACGCCCATGTCGTCCTCGAGAAGCCACCTCTAATCTCCAAGCCTTCGAATGATGATGAGGTAGTTGCGGACCCAAAGACCAAGCTTTTCCTCATTTCTGCCAACGACAAGGAGTCATTGAGCCAAAGAATTCAAGACTTTACAGTCTACTTCGAACAACGGCCGGAAGTATTTGAAAAAGCCCTCTTCGGGAACTTTGCCTACACCCTCGGGAACAAATCCTCCCAACTTGCATACCGGGTCGGCCTGTCTGCCACCTCACTCGACAATCTTGGAGTACGCCTCGCGCAGCTGAAAATCAACCCGGTGCGAGTTCTCGGAGCCCCGACAATATCTTTTGTCTTCACCGGACAAGGAGCTCAGTGGGCTCAGATGGGCGTTCCACTTATGGAAGAGTACCCGGTCTTTGCATCAGCAATGAAACGAGCCGACATGTGTCTCAAGAATCTTGGGGCGGAGTTCTCACTCGTCGAAGAGTTGCGAAAAGACGCTGCCACTTCTAAGATCAACTCACCGCACCTCAGCCAGCCTGCTTGTACAGCACTTCAGATTGgtctggttcttcttcttgagtCATGGGGGATCCGCTCTGCTTCGGTCGTAGGACACAGCTCTGGTGAGATTAGTGCAGCTTTTGCAGCCGGTGTATATGACATGGAGTCCGCTATGGCGCTTGCATACCGTCGTGGCCAAATGACCCAAGTGCTGAAAGCATCATTCCCAACTCTCCAAGGCACCATGATTGCAATCGGTGCTGGCCGTGACGAAGTTGAACCGATGCTGAAGACCCTCAATGGGTATGCGACTGTGGCTTGTGTGAACAGCCCTTCCAGTGTGACTGTATCTGGAGGGGTGTCTGCAATTGCGCAACTCGAGACCATTCTGCAGGACAAACAGCTCTTCAACAGACGACTGAAGATCGACGTTGCTTACCACTCTGACCACATGAAGAACGTCGCCGATGAGTACTTGGCCGCAATTGCATCAATCCAACCTTCTGAATCGGCCACAGCTATGTTCTATTCTTCAGTTTTGGGTCGAATTGCCGATGCCTCCGAGTTGGGCCCGTCATACTGGGTTCAGAATCTCACCTCGCCCGTATTGTTCCCCGACGCACTCGGCAAGATGTGTGTCGGTGACCAGAGACCCAATCTGCTCGTCGAGGTTGGCCCGCACTCTGCCCTGAAGGGGCCTATCTTGGATACCCTGAAGAGCCTCGGGCCAGTAGCCATGAAGATTGGGTATGCACCCACGGTTCTCCGCAATTCAGATGCCGCAGAGTCAGTCCTGGGTACAGCCGCCGCAGCGTACACAAGAGGCGCCATACTAAACATGACGGAGGTGAACTTCCCCTGCACCGGCGCGAAGAACCGCTCCTTCTTGACCGACTTGCCTCGCTACCCCTGGCAGCATGGAACGCGATACTGGCACGAATCACGCATTGCCCAGAAGCATACGCACAGAGACGGCGCGAGAAATGACATCCTCGGCGTAATGGCCAATTACTCGAATGATCTGGAGCCAACATGGCGCAACATCGTCCGCCTGGATGACATCCCCTGGCTTCGAGACCACAAGATGCAAGGCATGACCGTGTACCCATTGGCTGGGTATCTGGCCATGGCCATCGAAGCCGCTCAAAGGCGCGCAACACAGCAAGATGTGACAGTCTCTCAATTTGAACTGCGAGAGGTGAACGTAGGCTCAGCTCTCGTGCTAAGCGATGATGTTGACGTCGAGACCAACGTCACCCTTCGACCCTACGCTGAAGGCACGCGCGGCACTTCAGACGTATGGGACGAGTTCCGGATCTACTCATGGAGTACCAAACGAGGATGGACGGAGCACTGCTCAGGTCTCATCCGTATTCGCGCGCAAAAGAGCCAGGCGGCTGCCGTCTCGAGCCACGCTATGACCGAAAGCCTTCATGTGCAAACACAAATCGCCAAAATGAAGTCTGCTGCCGCGTACAAAATTGACTCGCAGCACATGTACAAGGTCCTAACGGATGTTGGAGCCGGGTACGGTACGACTTTCCAAGGTATTGAGAACTGCTTTGCCGACCCGTATACATGTCGTGCCGACCTTGTCATCAAGGACACCAAGGCGACGATGCCCAAGGAATTCGAACCCAAGTTGACTGTCCACCCGGCTTTCCTTGACGGACTGTTGCATCTCGTCTGGCCAATGCTCGGTCAGGGACGAATGGAGTTGGATGTGCTCTATATGCCGACCAGAATAAAGCAATTCACCATCAGCCGGAACGTCCCAACCATTCCCGGTGAATTTCTGAAGATCTATGGGAATGGAAGTCCGAGTCTCCCTACCCCAGAACCGACTCGATTTGATCTTTTCGCCACTCCGGAGAACTCCACTGAGGTTTTGATGAACATGGAAGGCCTCATCATGACTCCGCTTAGGGAGGCGGGCGCCAGCCGTGGTGAAGAGGTTCGCAAATTGTGCTACAAGTTTGAATGGCAGCCATTGGCCAACGGAGAGCAAGTCAACGAAATTGATGGAGATGCTCAAATTAGCAACGGCGATGCAACAAATGGACATGCAGAGACCAATGGCCATGCCACGAACGGCGATTCTCATATCAACGGCGTCGATGGTGCCAATGGACATGGAGAGACTAACGGCCATGCCACAAACGGCGATATCAACGGCATCAATGGTACCAATGGTGTCAATGGACATGCAGCGCCTAATGGGACCTCACATGTGAACGGCAACGgtgtcatcggcgccgtgCCTGAGAACGAAAACAACTCAAAGGTCCAGCAGCGTGAGCTGTCAATCGCGCATTTTGGAAAAATTGACGGTGTCGCCGATCAACTATGCGATGCCCTCGGCTCTGGCTGGCGTTCGTCAATTTGCTCgctggacgagatcgactCCTCCAAGAAACACGTTGTCGTCCTTCAAACCGGCGGCGCTAGCTCTCTGCGAACACTCACCACTGAGTCCTTTGCCAGCGTCCAGAAAGCGCTCTTGATAGCCGACAACGTCCTCTGGGTATATAGGAATGATATGCCCGATGCGCAGATGATCGTTGGTCTAGCTCGTACGCTCCGGTCCGAGGCTCTCGCGAAAATTGCCACTCTAGGTCTTGATGCACAAGATCTTGTCACGCCCGCAGAGCCACTTCTGGCTGCAATTCACGCTCTCTGGCCCTGTGATGGTGCACAGCCGTGTGAAGATTTCGAGTTCAGGACCAAGGGCTCTGAGCTTCTTGTTCCTCGCGCTGTGAACGACGATGCAGTCAACTCCTTCGTGCATAACGAGACCCATGATCTGACGATCTCGTCGCAGCCCTTCAGTCAGCCTGGTCGGCGTTTCAAGCTTCAGATCGGCAGCCCGGGAGCTCTCGACACGTTTTACTTTGTCGATGACGAGCCCGGCCCATTGGGTGCAGATGACGTCGAGATCAAAGTCGTCTGTACCGGAACGAATTTCAAGGACATTATGGTCTCCATGGGCCAACTAGCTCAGCCATACATTGGTATTGAGTGCAGTGGTGTCATTTCATCTGTGGGCTCAAATGTGAATGACCTCCAGATTGGTCAAAGAGTTATGGCCATGCCATTGGGCGGTTATTCGACATATGCACGATGCAAAGGAACCAGCGTCGTTCCGATTTCTGACAGCATGTCTTTCGAGGTTGCAGCGACGGTTCCAGTTGTGTTTTGTACTGCATACTACGCCCTCTTTGATCTGGGTCAGTTGCAAGCCGGTGAGCGAGTTCTCATACacgccggtgccggtggtgttggtcaAGCTGCGATCATGCTGGCGCAGATGGCCGGTGCCGATATCTTTGTGACTGTCGGCAGcctcgagaagaagcagTTCCTGATGACGAAGTATTCCATCCCAGAAGACCGGATCTTCTACAGTCGTGACGTGTCCTTTAGTCGTGGCATCAAGAGAGCTACTGACAACGAGGGTGTGGATGTCGTGTTGAACTCCCTTGCGGGCGACCTCCTTCGTGAGACATGGGAGTGTCTGGCGCCATTTGGGCGATTTGTAGAGATTGGCAAGGCGGATATCACCAAGAACACTCGCCTTGATATGCTGCCATTCGAGTACAATgtcaccttctcctcggtAGATTTGACCAAAGTTGCTCAATATCGGCCCAAGCTGATGAAACGTCTTTTGAATGATGTTTCCCGGTTAATGGACCAGGATCAGGCATCGATCAAGCCCATCTCCCCCATAACCACATACCGGATCTCCGAGCTTGAAGCAGCATTCCGAACACTGCAAACAGGCAAGAACATGGGCAAGCTTGTTGTTGTTCCACATGAAGATGACTACGTCAAG GTTGTGGCACCTAAGACCAGCCCCAATCTCCTGCGCGCCGATGCTTCGTACATCCTAATTGGTGGCACTGGAGGTCTAGGAAGAAGCATGGCAAAGTGGATGTCGACAAAGGGAGCCAAGAACATCGTTCTCGTGTCGCGGAGAGCATCAGTCAACAACAATGTCCAAGCCCTGATCGACGACTTGGCTCTCAACGGAGCGCGAGTGGTGGTGAAAGCGTGCGACGTGAGCAGCAGGCTGTCAGTCGATGCACTCATCAAGGAAGACATGAAAGACATGCCTCCCGTGCGCGGTATGGTGCACGGTACGATGGTTCTTCGA GACATGCTCTTTGAACAGATGACGCTGGATGACTTCCAAGCTGTGGTCACCGGCAAGGTCGACGGTGCGTGGAATCTTCACCATGCGCTCGCCGACTCGCCCCTGGACTTCTTCGTCGCGCTCTCTTCCGTGGCAGGCGTCGTAGGAAATCGAGGCCAAGCCGCATACTCAGCAGCTAATGTGTTCCTGGACGGGTTCATGGAGTATCGTCGGTCTCTGGGACTCCCCGGGACGTCCATTGACCTGGCTGCCGTGAGCGATGTAGGCTACTTGGCGGACACCGATGCGAAGCGTCAAGCAGAGGTGCTGAAGAACATCGGCAGCCAGACTGTTGACGAGTCGGAGGTACTGGCCCTCCTTGCCGCAGCCATCACGGGCGACCTGGATAGGTCCAGCGGAGGTCAGTGCATTACTGGTCTAGGGCTCGACGGCGACCTGGACAACTTCTGGGTTCAAGATGCCAAGTTCAGCGTGTTGTATGAAGCTGCCAAAGCCAAGCTAGGCAATGGCCCTCAGTTAAGTGAGCCGACGGTGCCTCTGCGCGTGAAGTTGCAGGCTGTTCCGGACAAGGAGACCGCGCTGCAGGTCTGCTACTCCGCCCTAGCAGCCAAACTATCGCAGGTACTTGTCATCTCACTGGAGGATATGGATCCCTCTGTAACAGTGTCATCGCTGGGTCTGGACTCTCTGGTGGCTATTGAGATCCGCAACTGGATCGCGCGCGAGGCCTCGGCCAACGTTCAAGTCCTAGAACTATTGTCCAGTGGGTCTCTCATGGCGCTAGCGGAGATCATTGTCAACAAATCACAGGCATAG
- a CDS encoding uncharacterized protein (ID:PFLUO_005951-T1.cds;~source:funannotate) — translation MAVTAYASPAGDPLQLSLLNVSRLFTRLEHNLLSPTTDIHSLRRSEHQRLRVSKNIDYARTLLTQLERSLPQLKPPARRHEAQSEIARDRALLKRMQSVLDEAEDRAEDEDEDDEEWGTLFSKPVVEKVVSSVPSTGHLERARIHDHQRGGEDNEDIEVEVESTGNTPAADTTILPTTTSTTAPPPTATTSTLRNRHNTHEPPTKAKATGTSTSSSPPAPPPEKLATAEQELSSSRLEQEDLTSSLLSLAGQLKASSQSFQTTLESEKSVLDRAVQGIDKTSTTMEAAGKRMGMLRRMTEGKGWWGRMMLYAWIFGLWLVAVLIVFVGPKLRF, via the exons ATGGCCGTCACCGCATACGCCTCCCCAGCAGGGGACCCCCTTCAACTCAGCCTCCTCAATGTATCTCGCCTCTTCACTCGATTAGAGCACAACCTGCTTTCTCCGACGACAGACATCCACTCCCTCCGCCGATCCGAGCACCAGCGCCTGCGCGTGAGCAAG AATATCGATTATGCCCGCACCCTCCTTACTCAGCTCGAGCGCTCACTACCTCAACTGAAACCGCCAGCCCGGAGACACGAGGCTCAGTCGGAGATAGCACGAGATCGGGCACTGTTGAAGCGCATGCAGAGCGTACtggacgaggcggaggatcgcgcagaagatgaagatgaggatgatgaggaatGGGGGACGTTGTTTTCTAAGcctgtggtggagaaggtTGTTTCTTCAGTGCCATCGACTGGTCATCTGGAGCGGGCCCGGATACACGATCATCAAAGGGGAGGCGAGGACAACGAAGACATCGAAGTGGAGGTGGAGTCAACAGGGAATACACCTGCTGCCGACACTACCATCCTCCCCACAACTACATCTACAACGGCTCCCCCtccaacagcaacaacatcCACCCTCCGCAACCGACACAACACCCACGAGCCACcaacaaaagcaaaagcaacaGGAACCAGcacctcgtcctccccaccagcaccaccaccagaaaAGCTCGCTACAGCAGAGCAAGAACTTTCCTCCTCGCGCCTGGAACAAGAGGACCTAACTAGCTCGCTGCTCTCGCTGGCCGGCCAGCTCAAGGCATCGTCGCAGTCCTTCCAGACCACGCTCGAAAGCGAAAAGTCGGTACTAGACCGGGCAGTGCAAGGGATTGACAAGACAAGTACCacgatggaggcggcggggaAGCGCATGGGGATGCTGCGGCGGATGACGGAGGGAAAGGGGTGGTGGGGACGGATGATGCTGTATGCATGGATCTTTgggctgtggctggtggcCGTCTTGATTGTGTTTGTTGGACCGAAGTTGCGCTTTTAG
- a CDS encoding uncharacterized protein (ID:PFLUO_005952-T1.cds;~source:funannotate), with product MGCGMSTEDKEGKARNEEIENQLKRDKMMQRNEIKMLLLGAGESGKSTILKQMKLIHEGGYSPDERESFKEIIYSNTVQSMRVILEAMESLELPLEDQRNEYHVQTVFMQPAQIEGDSIPPEVGNAIGALWRDTGVQECFKRSREYQLNDSAKYYFDAIDRIGQADYMPTDQDVLRSRVKTTGITETTFIIGDLTYRMFDVGGQRSERKKWIHCFENVTTILFLVAISEYDQLLFEDETVNRMQEALTLFDSICNSRWFIKTSIILFLNKIDRFKEKLPASPMKHYFPDYEGGGDYAAACDYILNRFVSLNQAEQKQIYTHFTCATDTTQIRFVMAAVNDIIIQENLRLCGLI from the exons ATGGGTTGTGGAATGAGCACTGAGGATAAGGAGGGGAAGGCGCGGAacgaggagattgagaacCAGCTCAAGCGTGACAAGATGATGCAACGGAATGAGATCaagatgctgctgctcg GAGCCGGAGAGTCAGGCAAGTCGACGATTCTCAAGCAGATGAAGTTGATCCATGAGGGCGGATACTCGCCCGACGAACGGGAGTCGTTCAAGGAGATCATTTACAGCAACACGGTTCAGTCGATGCGGGTGATCCTCGAGGCGATGGAGTCTCTCGAGCTGCCGCTGGAGGACCAGCGCAACGAGTATCATGTGCAGACCGTCTTTATGCAGCCCGCCCAGATCGAGGGTGACAGCATCCCGCCGGAAGTTGGCAACGCCATTGGCGCCCTGTGGCGCGACACCGGTGTCCAGGAGTGCTTCAAGCGTTCCCGTGAATACCAGTTGAACGACTCCGCCAAATA CTACTtcgatgccattgaccgCATTGGCCAGGCCGACTACATGCCCACCGACCAGGATGTGCTCCGCTCTCGTGTCAAGACCACCGGTATCACCGAGACGACCTTCATTATTGGCGATTTGACCTACCGGATGTTCGATGTGGGTGGCCAACGGTCCGAGCGGAAGAAGTGGATCCACTGCTTCGAGAATGTCACCACCATTCTGTTCCTGGTTGCCATCTCCGAGTACGACCAGCTGCTCTTTGAGGATGAGACGGTCAACCGTATGCAGGAGGCGCTCACTCTGTTTGACTCGATCTGCAACTCGCGGTGGTTCATCAAGACCTCTATCATTCTCTTCCTTAACAAGATCGATCgcttcaaggagaagcttCCGGCCAGCCCAATGAAGCACTACTTCCCCGACTATGAGGGCGGTGGTGACTACGCCGCGGCCTGCGACTACATCCTCAACCGCTTCGTGTCCTTGAACCAGGccgagcagaagcagatctACACCCACTTTACCTGCGCCACCGACACCACCCAGATCCGCTTCGTCATGGCCGCTGTGAATG ATATTATTATCCAGGAGAACCTCCGATTGTGTGGTCTGATTTAA
- a CDS encoding uncharacterized protein (ID:PFLUO_005953-T1.cds;~source:funannotate) — protein sequence MDNPETAEFLCVLEGTDVTLEPPSEPLLHLSSQTWVIDKKLSERSQSMTHQDVADGLGFPFAAAQFLCHRKENPSQKAFMRIYLQIVIGTQYQNHQIRRKQAAKPPPHVELTALKALKILECDVVPDLLAYQGGKQGDDSIVPGGYITYVVWDKVPGEPLSAEEFWRLDVESRQAIRDKFRETFPKLKKCGYLPRMSTISKIIYDKATEKMHFSGFSRAGRTDTNEEWHDKYYVLFRLAKPSPKTDWAKDTTAWTW from the exons ATGGACAATCCCGAAACTGCCGAGTTCCTGTGCGTCCTTGAAGGCACGGACGTCACTCTCGAACCACCATCTGAGCCGCTTCTCCACCTGTCCAGCCAAACCTGGGTGATCGATAAGAAGCTCTCTGAACGATCTCAATCGATGACACACCAGGACGTTGCCGATGGCCTTGGGTTCCCGTTCGCAGCTGCTCAATTTCTGTGCCATCGCAAGGAAAATCCGAGCCAGAAAGCTTTTATGCGGATCTATCTTCAAATTGTCATTGGCACTCAATATCAGAACCATCAGATTCGACGAAAGCAGGCTGcgaagccaccgccgcacGTTGAGTTGACGGCTTTGAAAGCGCTCAAGATATTGGAATGCGATGTTGTCCCTGATCTCCTTGCCTACCAAGGGGGAAAGCAAGGCGATGATAGTATCGTCCCGGGAGGCTATATCACTTATGTGGTCTGGGATAAAGTCCCCGGGGAGCCCCTAAGTGCAGAAGAATTCTGGAGGCTTGATGTGGAATCCCGCCAAGCGATCCGCGATAAATTTCGTGAAACCTTTCC AAAGCTGAAGAAGTGTGGTTATCTACCGCGTATGTCGACCATATCGAAGATCATCTATGACAAGGCCACCGAGAAGAT GCATTTCTCGGGGTTTTCACGCGCAGGCCGTACTGATACAAACGAAGAGTGGCATGACAAGTACTACGTTCTGTTCCGTTTGGCCAAGCCATCCCCGAAGACGGACTGGGCCAAGGATACCACAGCGTGGACTTGGTGA
- a CDS encoding uncharacterized protein (ID:PFLUO_005954-T1.cds;~source:funannotate), producing MSHEMAYMGPRAFNHDQSSDAEAEYDRLRGLARQEAAKRGSCFQRSQEAYSSGDGAGAKHLSEEGKAHGHKMDEYNKQASEFIFRENNASGRVEADTIDLHGQFVEEAEDILEERIKYAKSHGQNHLHVIVGKGNHSAHHVQKIKPRVEQICQELGLQYSTEENAGRMYINLTGGAAVMPPSSSHQHPHQPSHQQYPGQPHQPQHQPQQQNETDQALPKILRKLEKACCVVM from the exons ATGTCACACGAAATGGCCTACATGGGCCCGCGGG cctTCAACCACGACCAAAGCAGTGATGCCGAGGCGGAATACGACCGACTGCGCGGTCTCGCGCGCCAGGAAGCCGCGAAGCGTGGCTCGTGTTTCCAGCGT TCGCAAGAGGCCTACTCgagcggcgatggcgccggCGCCAAACACCTGTCGGAGGAAGGCAAGGCGCACGGGCACAAGATGGACGAGTACAACAAGCAAGCCTCCGAGTTCATTTTCCGGGAGAACAACGCGTCGGGACGCGTCGAGGCCGATACCATCGATCTGCATGGCCAGTtcgtcgaggaggccgaggatATCCTGGAGGAGCGCATCAAGTACGCCAAGTCGCACGGGCAGAACCATTTACATGTCATCGTCGGCAAGGGTAACCAttctgcccaccatgtccaaaAGATCAAGCCGCGCGTCGAGCAGATCTGCCAGGAGCTGGGCCTGCAGTATTCCACCGAGGAGAACGCCGGCCGCATGTACATCAACCTCACGGGTGGCGCGGCTGTCATgccgccctcgtcgtcgcaCCAGCACCCGCACCAGCCCTCTCACCAGCAATACCCCGGTCAACCGCACCAGCCTCAGCACCAGCCTCAGCAGCAGAACGAGACGGACCAAGCGCTGCccaagatcttgcgcaagCTCGAAAAGGCTTGCTGTGTGGTTATGTAA